Proteins encoded by one window of Paenibacillus sp. DCT19:
- a CDS encoding ABC transporter ATP-binding protein, with the protein MGPPGRGPVPKVRANNAKHAILRVWSYMGQHRAGVIAALVLTALGTLLNLAGPYLLGRAVNEHIVPRITEGLLKECLLLLAVYVLGSLMMWAQSFVMIGVSQLTVKDLRQDLFSRLQQLPISFFDKNQSGDLMSRATNDIDNVSTTLNQSVTQLMSSAILLVGSLSIMLALDVRLTLLSLVTVPLITIATRLIASKTRKHFTAQQKLLGELNGYAQETIAGQKVVTAYNRQGEAHKHFVGLNEKLRVSSTQAQSVSGLVGPTMNVMNNIGFAILAAVGGWMAYHNLTSIGLIVSFLAYSRQIERPINDLANQYNLIQAAIAGAERVFHIIDTPSEYVEEQKKQLDQIRGKVVFEHVSFGYTPERPILKDVSFTAQPGEMIALVGPTGAGKTTIINLLPRFYDITGGRITIDDCDIAELEKDPLRRELGIVLQDAYLFSGTIRDNIAYGKPDVTIEQIRQAAELANAHSFIRKLPQGYDTPIIAGGSNLSQGQRQLLTIARAILADPAILILDEATSSIDTRTEMHIQQAMRTLMKGRTSFVIAHRLSTIREADQILVIDAGEITERGNHEQLMRQQGFYYQLHQGQLS; encoded by the coding sequence ATGGGACCACCAGGCAGAGGGCCAGTACCCAAGGTACGCGCGAACAATGCAAAACACGCCATTCTCCGGGTTTGGTCCTATATGGGACAACATCGAGCAGGCGTCATTGCCGCTCTGGTCTTGACCGCCCTTGGTACGTTGTTAAATCTTGCTGGTCCTTACCTGCTCGGCCGAGCAGTGAATGAACATATTGTCCCCAGAATAACGGAGGGGCTGCTGAAGGAATGCCTTTTGTTACTGGCCGTGTATGTACTGGGCTCCCTCATGATGTGGGCTCAATCCTTCGTTATGATTGGTGTGTCTCAGCTTACGGTGAAGGATCTACGCCAAGACCTCTTCTCTCGCCTGCAGCAGCTTCCAATCAGCTTTTTCGATAAAAATCAGAGCGGCGATCTGATGAGCCGTGCCACCAATGATATCGATAACGTATCCACCACACTGAACCAAAGTGTGACCCAATTGATGTCGAGTGCCATTCTGCTCGTTGGCTCATTATCCATCATGCTTGCCCTGGATGTGCGGCTCACCCTTCTAAGCTTAGTTACTGTGCCGTTAATTACGATTGCCACACGGCTGATCGCTTCCAAAACGCGAAAGCATTTCACAGCACAGCAGAAGTTACTCGGTGAACTGAATGGTTATGCACAAGAGACGATTGCCGGGCAAAAGGTCGTTACTGCCTATAATCGTCAAGGTGAGGCTCATAAACATTTTGTCGGACTGAATGAGAAACTACGCGTATCCAGTACGCAGGCTCAGAGTGTGTCAGGATTAGTTGGCCCTACCATGAACGTGATGAACAATATCGGCTTCGCTATTCTGGCTGCCGTTGGAGGCTGGATGGCGTATCATAATCTGACGTCCATTGGTCTCATTGTAAGTTTCCTTGCCTATTCCCGCCAGATTGAACGCCCGATTAATGATCTGGCGAACCAGTACAATTTGATTCAAGCCGCGATTGCTGGTGCCGAGCGTGTGTTTCATATTATCGATACACCGAGCGAGTACGTGGAGGAGCAGAAAAAACAACTGGATCAGATTCGGGGCAAAGTTGTATTCGAACATGTATCCTTCGGATATACACCCGAAAGACCTATCCTCAAAGATGTCAGCTTTACCGCACAGCCAGGCGAGATGATTGCTCTGGTTGGCCCAACTGGTGCAGGTAAAACAACGATTATTAATCTGCTGCCACGCTTCTACGATATTACAGGAGGACGCATCACCATTGATGATTGTGACATTGCTGAATTGGAAAAAGATCCCCTGCGGCGTGAGCTTGGCATTGTGCTACAGGATGCTTACCTATTCTCAGGCACCATCCGGGACAATATTGCTTACGGTAAGCCGGATGTAACAATAGAGCAGATTCGGCAGGCGGCCGAGCTAGCCAATGCTCACTCGTTCATTCGCAAGTTGCCGCAAGGCTACGACACACCAATTATTGCTGGTGGCAGCAACCTAAGCCAAGGTCAACGCCAATTATTAACGATCGCGAGAGCGATTTTGGCCGATCCCGCCATTCTCATTCTTGATGAAGCAACGAGTAGTATAGATACACGGACGGAAATGCATATTCAACAAGCGATGCGGACGCTGATGAAAGGTCGAACGAGCTTCGTCATCGCCCACAGGCTCAGCACGATTCGTGAAGCTGACCAGATTCTTGTCATTGACGCAGGCGAAATCACTGAGCGAGGTAATCACGAGCAGCTGATGCGGCAACAAGGCTTCTATTATCAGTTACATCAGGGACAACTCAGCTAA
- a CDS encoding ABC transporter ATP-binding protein: protein MWSLKRFLTPYKSAAILAPLLMVLEVAMDLLQPKLMSSIVDDGVLAGDLSHIIRTGLFMLLFALIGWVGGAGCTLFSSKAAVGYGTDLRQELFDHIQTFSFRNLDTFREGSLITRLTSDITQMQTFVQMLLRMFIRSPMLIIGSVIMAFTISVKLAFILILTMPVLFILLYVLIRASYPLFASVQDKLDKVNAVLQENLAGIRVVKAFARANLERSRFKQSNQDYTETAVKAWRIVTLNAPVLSLMLNATIVAVLWFGGYQVVGGSIAAGDLIAFINYVTVVLSSLTSIGMMMMSFSRAKVSAARINEVLHTQPDIQSGRSIVGESTTLSHMNRRSSGQVEFRDVSFRYDGEPALTGITFTAKPGEKVALLGSTGSGKTSLVQLIPRLYDASQGEVLVNGMNVKQWDLHDLRSRVSIVLQESILFSGSIRDNIGYGKPHATEEEIRQAAQAAAAHEFIMNLKDGYDTELGQRGVNLSGGQKQRISIARALLMQPEVLILDDSTSAVDLRTEASIQKALHTLMKDSTTILIAQRISSVQDADCIYVLEEGRIVASGTHDQLMAHSPLYQSIYDSQQRKEDVQFG, encoded by the coding sequence TTGTGGTCATTAAAACGATTTCTAACTCCTTATAAGTCAGCCGCTATCCTCGCCCCGCTGCTCATGGTGCTTGAGGTCGCCATGGATCTACTTCAGCCCAAGCTAATGTCAAGCATCGTTGATGATGGGGTGCTTGCAGGAGACCTGTCCCACATTATACGGACAGGATTATTTATGCTTTTATTTGCGCTAATCGGCTGGGTTGGAGGAGCGGGTTGCACGTTATTTTCCAGTAAAGCTGCCGTTGGATATGGTACTGATCTGCGCCAGGAGTTGTTTGATCATATTCAGACCTTCTCCTTCCGCAATCTGGATACGTTCCGTGAGGGCTCTCTAATCACTCGGCTTACGAGTGATATTACACAGATGCAGACCTTTGTACAGATGCTTCTACGGATGTTTATCCGCTCACCGATGCTGATCATCGGAAGTGTCATTATGGCTTTTACGATTAGTGTTAAGCTGGCGTTCATTCTGATCTTGACGATGCCGGTTCTATTTATTTTGCTATATGTGCTCATCCGAGCCTCGTATCCATTGTTCGCAAGTGTTCAGGATAAATTAGACAAGGTTAATGCTGTTCTGCAGGAGAATCTTGCCGGGATTCGTGTCGTCAAAGCATTTGCCCGTGCGAACCTGGAGCGTTCACGCTTCAAGCAATCCAATCAAGATTATACCGAAACAGCGGTGAAGGCATGGCGCATCGTAACTTTGAATGCTCCTGTTCTAAGCCTCATGCTGAATGCAACCATCGTAGCGGTATTATGGTTTGGCGGTTATCAGGTGGTCGGAGGTAGCATCGCTGCCGGGGATCTGATTGCTTTTATTAACTATGTAACGGTTGTACTCTCATCACTTACCTCGATCGGCATGATGATGATGAGCTTCTCTCGTGCCAAGGTGTCTGCTGCTCGGATCAACGAGGTGCTCCACACGCAGCCGGATATTCAATCTGGCAGATCTATTGTTGGTGAAAGTACAACATTAAGCCATATGAATCGCCGTAGTTCCGGACAGGTGGAATTCAGAGACGTTTCCTTCCGGTATGACGGAGAGCCTGCATTGACTGGAATCACCTTTACAGCTAAACCAGGGGAAAAAGTAGCTTTACTCGGCTCTACCGGCTCAGGCAAAACCTCACTAGTACAGTTAATTCCCCGATTATATGATGCCTCACAAGGCGAAGTCCTCGTCAATGGGATGAACGTCAAGCAATGGGATCTGCATGATCTTCGCAGCCGCGTCTCCATCGTCTTACAGGAATCCATCCTGTTTAGTGGAAGCATTCGGGACAATATCGGTTACGGCAAACCCCATGCAACAGAGGAAGAGATTCGTCAAGCTGCGCAAGCAGCGGCTGCACATGAATTTATTATGAACCTGAAGGACGGTTATGACACCGAGCTTGGACAACGAGGCGTCAACCTCTCGGGTGGTCAGAAACAGCGGATTTCAATTGCACGTGCACTTCTTATGCAACCGGAGGTTCTCATCTTGGATGACAGCACAAGCGCTGTAGATCTTCGAACTGAAGCGAGCATACAGAAGGCATTACACACGTTGATGAAAGACAGCACCACGATATTGATTGCCCAACGCATCTCTTCCGTACAGGATGCTGATTGTATCTATGTACTTGAAGAAGGGCGCATTGTAGCTAGCGGCACACATGATCAACTCATGGCACATTCGCCGCTCTACCAGTCAATCTATGATTCACAACAGCGGAAGGAGGATGTTCAATTTGGCTAA
- a CDS encoding MarR family winged helix-turn-helix transcriptional regulator yields MEREDGQTQKHLAEQLRRTPATVTVMLKRMETSGYVRREPDPNDQRSLRVYLTDLGRTALHDLREVFQELEEQAQKGFTPEESQMMSTLAQRMVQNLRDT; encoded by the coding sequence TTGGAACGGGAAGACGGACAGACTCAGAAACATCTAGCTGAACAGCTTCGGCGCACACCGGCTACCGTAACCGTGATGCTGAAGAGGATGGAAACATCCGGCTATGTAAGACGGGAACCCGATCCTAATGATCAGCGGAGTCTACGCGTGTACCTCACGGATCTGGGGCGCACTGCACTGCATGATTTAAGGGAGGTATTTCAAGAGCTGGAGGAACAGGCTCAGAAAGGCTTCACCCCTGAAGAATCACAGATGATGTCCACGCTCGCGCAGCGTATGGTGCAGAATTTGCGCGATACCTAA
- a CDS encoding NUDIX domain-containing protein yields the protein MSEQQFLATYNVGDYERPSVTVDMLVFTIRNETQSNYRKLAEPALQLLMIRRGGHPYLGQWALPGGFVSMDESLEEAARRELYTETGVDNIYLEQLYTWGDVHRDPRTRVISCSYMALVDSSELELAAGDDASEADWFRMEQRLVEEKRHIHEHRRVTERRIELILTNGIEQLSAVIETKESIEWRVRSNSMRVMEAQGIAFDHAKIILYALERLRSKVEYTDIAFNLMPDTFTLTALQKVYEIIGGKKLLAAAFRRKIADWVVETGEYAGSAGHRPSRLYRLNPDRPAT from the coding sequence ATGAGTGAGCAACAGTTTCTAGCAACCTATAACGTGGGGGATTACGAGCGTCCCTCGGTCACCGTTGATATGCTTGTATTTACGATTCGTAATGAGACACAGTCCAACTATCGTAAACTTGCCGAGCCTGCACTTCAGCTTTTGATGATTCGACGAGGAGGGCATCCCTACCTAGGGCAGTGGGCACTCCCAGGAGGGTTTGTATCCATGGATGAGTCTCTGGAAGAAGCGGCGCGCAGGGAGCTATACACAGAGACCGGGGTAGACAACATTTATTTGGAACAGCTATACACATGGGGCGATGTCCACCGAGATCCGCGCACACGTGTCATCAGTTGTTCCTACATGGCGTTAGTAGATAGCAGTGAGCTAGAGCTTGCAGCTGGTGATGATGCGAGCGAAGCAGACTGGTTTCGCATGGAACAGCGGTTAGTGGAGGAGAAGCGTCATATCCACGAGCATAGGCGAGTAACCGAGCGCCGAATTGAGTTGATTTTGACGAATGGAATTGAGCAACTATCGGCCGTGATTGAAACCAAGGAGTCGATTGAATGGCGAGTGCGAAGTAATAGCATGCGGGTGATGGAAGCGCAGGGGATTGCCTTTGACCATGCCAAGATTATTTTGTATGCGCTGGAGCGTCTGCGTTCGAAGGTTGAGTATACAGACATAGCATTTAATCTCATGCCAGATACGTTTACACTGACAGCACTGCAGAAAGTATACGAAATTATCGGTGGCAAAAAGCTGCTGGCGGCTGCTTTTCGACGTAAGATCGCGGACTGGGTCGTAGAGACGGGGGAATATGCAGGCAGTGCAGGACATCGCCCATCCCGCTTATATCGATTGAATCCTGATCGACCTGCAACGTAA
- a CDS encoding NADAR family protein — translation MEKFTFFWRTASPFSQWHPADFAVNGVSYTSAEQYMMHQKALLFGDQAIADKILKSSSASVQKKLGRQVANFNQTVWEAECKRIVYEGNEAKFTQNNDLLEALLATRGTTLVEASPDDRIWGVGLAEEDPRIRNRRTWRGTNWLGEILTQLRENIESRSDKHE, via the coding sequence TTGGAAAAGTTTACATTTTTCTGGCGCACAGCATCGCCCTTTTCGCAATGGCATCCCGCAGATTTTGCAGTGAATGGTGTATCTTATACCAGCGCGGAGCAATACATGATGCACCAGAAAGCACTATTGTTCGGAGATCAGGCTATTGCAGATAAAATACTGAAGTCAAGCTCCGCATCTGTGCAAAAAAAACTGGGCAGACAGGTTGCTAACTTCAACCAGACAGTCTGGGAAGCGGAGTGCAAGCGCATCGTTTATGAGGGTAATGAAGCGAAATTCACGCAGAATAACGATCTACTGGAAGCATTACTGGCTACTCGCGGCACGACCCTTGTTGAAGCAAGCCCGGATGACCGAATCTGGGGAGTCGGCTTAGCGGAAGAAGACCCACGAATTCGGAATCGCAGAACATGGAGAGGGACGAACTGGTTAGGCGAGATTCTTACCCAGTTGAGAGAAAACATAGAAAGTCGAAGTGATAAACATGAGTGA
- a CDS encoding macro domain-containing protein produces MEFREIQQDLFSMDEDYSLAHCISADARMGAGIAVQFRERFGLEVLQEQAKQEPLEIGTCYPVGRTLNLVTKAKFSNKPTYQSFTRAVESMHDVCVAQGIGKLAMPQIGCGLDRLKWEKVRTILQDTFAETDIEIVVCTL; encoded by the coding sequence ATGGAGTTTAGAGAGATACAGCAGGATTTATTTTCCATGGATGAAGATTATTCGCTAGCTCACTGTATTTCGGCCGATGCCCGTATGGGTGCAGGGATTGCGGTACAGTTTAGAGAACGATTCGGACTTGAGGTACTGCAGGAGCAAGCGAAGCAAGAACCTCTTGAGATCGGGACATGTTATCCGGTAGGACGAACTTTGAATTTGGTCACCAAGGCGAAGTTCTCGAATAAGCCGACATATCAGTCTTTTACCCGTGCAGTTGAATCTATGCATGACGTATGTGTGGCTCAAGGAATTGGCAAGCTAGCTATGCCGCAGATTGGATGTGGGCTGGATCGATTGAAGTGGGAGAAGGTACGGACAATCCTTCAGGATACCTTTGCTGAGACGGATATTGAGATTGTTGTGTGTACGCTATGA
- a CDS encoding iron-hydroxamate ABC transporter substrate-binding protein, which translates to MLKKNMMLLISVCLILVLAACGTASNSSSSASTSGSSTDTSAEQQDNNAATGDQRIASMSIHLTNNLLALGITPVGSVIGGEAKAFLSHVADRLKDTTPLGPVKDPDMEALLALKPDVIYLDEEYSGDDIAKFEKIAPVHVFNLDDGTWRDNLKAIGKLVNREKEAEQFIQNYATETEDVKSLIHDKIGDGTVMAIRVTAKELRVFSTKRPMGPILYDDLGLTPANGIKDLDSSKPYQVISREVLPDFDADAIFVVVNSDADAENMYTELQNNPIWQGLKAVKANHVYPIKAQPWLDYSALGNQMALDEAKEMFSSK; encoded by the coding sequence ATGTTAAAGAAAAATATGATGCTCCTCATTAGCGTCTGTCTAATACTCGTGCTTGCCGCCTGTGGGACTGCCAGCAATTCATCTTCATCTGCTTCTACTTCTGGTTCCTCTACAGATACGTCTGCGGAACAGCAGGATAATAATGCGGCAACTGGCGATCAGCGAATCGCATCGATGTCCATTCACTTAACCAACAATCTGCTCGCTCTAGGTATTACACCCGTAGGTTCTGTTATTGGCGGGGAAGCCAAAGCGTTCTTGTCTCACGTGGCTGACCGCCTGAAGGACACCACACCACTCGGACCAGTCAAAGACCCTGACATGGAAGCGTTGCTTGCTTTGAAACCGGACGTCATTTACCTTGATGAGGAGTACTCAGGTGATGATATTGCGAAGTTCGAGAAAATCGCTCCTGTACATGTATTTAACTTGGACGACGGGACATGGCGCGATAACCTCAAAGCGATTGGCAAGCTCGTAAATCGGGAAAAAGAAGCAGAGCAATTCATTCAGAATTATGCGACAGAGACAGAAGACGTAAAATCGTTAATTCATGATAAGATCGGCGATGGTACCGTTATGGCTATTCGAGTGACAGCTAAAGAATTACGTGTATTCAGTACCAAACGTCCGATGGGGCCAATTCTATACGATGATCTGGGATTAACTCCAGCCAATGGAATTAAAGACCTTGATTCCTCTAAACCTTATCAAGTCATTTCTCGTGAGGTGTTGCCAGACTTCGATGCGGATGCCATATTTGTCGTAGTTAATTCGGATGCAGACGCGGAGAATATGTATACAGAATTGCAGAATAATCCGATCTGGCAAGGGCTAAAAGCGGTAAAAGCAAATCATGTCTACCCTATCAAAGCCCAGCCTTGGCTCGACTACTCCGCACTGGGGAACCAGATGGCGCTGGATGAAGCTAAGGAAATGTTCTCAAGTAAATAA
- a CDS encoding iron ABC transporter permease encodes MNAQARTRRTRSIVVSVTLLCIACAVIIISLNTGTIRMSPMAVLQTLLGNGSSDDHIVLFDYRLPRILVTVLAGAGLGISGAALQGITRNPLADPGILGLHAGAALGLMVFVSLSHSMDSPAALFIPLFTFAGGIVAALIIMLLAYDRHNGVSPIKLILVGIAVAAGFHALTLYLSLRLDEDTYSFAARWLAGSVWGRDWVHVQALLPWVVLCIPYIWSRSKTLDAFGLGDAAATGIGTAVRSQRILLLLCTVALSSVSVSMAGGIGFIGLAAPHLARRLVGPMHRHLIPAAGLIGMVILVAADTIGRTIFQPNAIPAGIVVAAIGAPYFLYLLVRTK; translated from the coding sequence ATGAATGCACAAGCCAGGACGCGTAGAACCCGTTCCATTGTCGTTAGTGTCACACTGCTCTGCATCGCCTGTGCTGTTATCATCATCAGTTTGAACACAGGCACGATTCGGATGTCTCCAATGGCTGTACTGCAAACCTTGCTAGGCAATGGTAGCTCGGATGATCACATTGTGTTATTTGATTATCGTCTGCCGCGTATCTTAGTTACCGTTCTAGCTGGAGCCGGACTTGGCATCTCAGGAGCCGCTTTACAAGGAATTACACGCAATCCTTTAGCCGATCCAGGCATACTTGGATTGCATGCGGGAGCAGCACTGGGATTAATGGTATTCGTAAGCTTGTCACATTCCATGGACAGCCCGGCCGCCCTGTTCATTCCATTGTTTACTTTTGCCGGAGGCATAGTAGCCGCGCTTATCATTATGCTGTTAGCCTATGATCGCCATAATGGTGTTTCTCCCATAAAGCTCATTCTTGTTGGGATCGCCGTTGCGGCTGGCTTTCATGCTTTAACGTTGTACCTTTCCCTTCGCTTGGATGAGGATACGTATTCCTTTGCTGCTCGCTGGCTAGCGGGAAGTGTCTGGGGACGTGACTGGGTGCATGTGCAGGCTCTGCTTCCATGGGTTGTTCTATGCATTCCTTATATCTGGAGTCGATCCAAGACACTTGACGCCTTCGGTCTTGGAGATGCCGCAGCCACGGGTATCGGTACAGCTGTTCGATCCCAGCGCATACTGCTGCTCTTATGTACAGTCGCTCTATCTTCGGTCAGTGTGTCTATGGCTGGGGGCATTGGTTTCATCGGGCTTGCTGCACCTCACCTGGCTCGCAGACTTGTCGGCCCGATGCACAGACATCTGATCCCGGCTGCTGGGCTGATCGGCATGGTCATTCTTGTTGCTGCCGATACGATAGGGCGGACTATCTTTCAGCCTAATGCTATACCCGCTGGCATTGTCGTCGCGGCTATTGGCGCGCCCTACTTTCTGTATCTTTTGGTACGGACCAAATAA
- a CDS encoding helix-turn-helix domain-containing protein codes for MSTNPGEMNLSYSESTAAQGKQSSQQDHAIESVRSIQSDLQPFLADALLELGQAERIATHQAWRWNSSSLPHHTFIYMHKFTGTLVADGHSTPVMRKSAFLGKPGMTLELVSDSDQEAELYIITYDLFRATEKTNERRIYERELEYPFTGWIQGPYYGIQRIASQLTVEYGLTLLKKQMLITELLHMLWPQEKPLLTEADDESKSWLQSTMKYMQGNYMYEIKLEQLAELANMHPSYYSQLFKTRMHKNPIEYITHLRMNRAKELLITSDLRIRDIARQVGYRDEFYFSRRFRNHSGYAPTAYSKQVHRNIVSLSYPYTDHLMTLGITPCAAQIQGHLPHLPKSLTLPFHAYEPWEQGREAFLDVNPDLILTKDNAYAKAMEHIGDIAPIITIPWNETDLFGHLDRIATLVDRTQAANDWLERHERKVERARKKVRESIGQATVAVCTMTAKGTRMYSTRNFGHVFYRSLQLLPPERIQAELAGKSPGVGFNWLPITPGEWDGLEADILIIAVSSMKERSALLHQLASDPLWNQYPAVKNGRVHVIDWQSWVVYAPYSINIQLEEAVHLLTSQTPFR; via the coding sequence TTGAGTACGAACCCAGGCGAAATGAATCTGTCATACAGCGAGTCCACTGCGGCTCAAGGCAAGCAATCCTCCCAGCAGGATCATGCCATTGAATCCGTTCGCTCCATTCAAAGCGATTTGCAACCATTTCTTGCGGATGCGCTCCTTGAGCTGGGTCAAGCTGAGCGGATTGCAACCCATCAAGCATGGAGGTGGAACAGCTCATCGCTCCCCCACCATACCTTTATATATATGCATAAATTTACGGGAACACTTGTAGCAGACGGGCATTCTACCCCGGTTATGCGCAAATCAGCTTTTCTTGGCAAGCCAGGTATGACCCTGGAGCTAGTCAGCGATTCAGATCAAGAAGCTGAACTATATATCATTACGTATGATCTGTTTCGGGCAACCGAGAAAACAAACGAGCGACGAATTTACGAGCGTGAGCTTGAGTATCCGTTTACCGGCTGGATTCAAGGGCCTTACTACGGCATACAACGCATTGCATCACAACTCACGGTTGAATACGGGCTTACCCTCTTGAAAAAGCAAATGCTTATAACTGAACTATTACATATGTTATGGCCGCAAGAGAAGCCACTTCTTACAGAAGCAGATGATGAATCAAAGTCATGGTTGCAGAGCACGATGAAGTACATGCAGGGCAACTATATGTACGAAATTAAGCTAGAACAACTTGCTGAACTTGCCAACATGCATCCCTCGTATTACTCCCAGCTTTTCAAAACCCGGATGCACAAAAATCCAATTGAATATATAACTCATCTACGGATGAATCGCGCAAAGGAATTGCTGATCACCTCTGACCTTAGAATTCGTGATATCGCTCGTCAGGTTGGATATCGTGATGAATTCTACTTCAGCCGTCGATTCAGAAACCATTCTGGATATGCACCAACAGCCTATTCGAAGCAGGTACACCGAAACATCGTGTCCCTCTCCTATCCATATACAGATCATCTCATGACGTTAGGGATAACCCCTTGTGCGGCTCAGATTCAAGGTCACTTACCACATCTGCCAAAGTCTCTCACACTTCCGTTCCATGCTTATGAACCATGGGAACAAGGTCGTGAAGCGTTCCTTGATGTGAATCCAGATCTCATTCTGACCAAGGATAATGCATACGCCAAGGCCATGGAGCACATAGGTGATATAGCTCCCATTATCACAATTCCTTGGAATGAGACAGATCTCTTCGGCCATCTGGACCGAATTGCGACACTTGTGGATCGTACACAAGCTGCCAACGACTGGCTGGAACGACACGAGCGCAAAGTAGAACGAGCCCGTAAGAAGGTTCGTGAATCCATCGGACAAGCTACGGTGGCTGTATGTACCATGACGGCAAAAGGAACGCGTATGTACAGTACCCGTAATTTTGGGCATGTCTTTTATCGCAGTCTTCAGCTGCTTCCACCTGAACGTATTCAAGCAGAGCTTGCTGGAAAATCTCCAGGTGTGGGATTCAATTGGCTGCCGATTACACCAGGCGAATGGGATGGTTTGGAAGCAGACATACTGATTATAGCTGTTTCATCGATGAAGGAACGATCCGCCTTGCTTCATCAATTAGCCAGTGATCCTCTATGGAACCAATATCCCGCAGTCAAAAATGGACGTGTGCATGTCATCGATTGGCAATCTTGGGTCGTATACGCTCCCTATTCCATCAACATCCAGCTCGAAGAAGCGGTTCATCTGTTGACGAGCCAAACTCCATTTAGGTAA
- a CDS encoding Gfo/Idh/MocA family protein, protein MTGVAGTDKVKWGIMGTGWIASQFAKDLNHAGNAVKAAVGSRTQESADSFAAEYGFERSYGTYQEMLQDPELDIIYVATPHPFHKENVLACLEAGKAVLCEKPFTMNGRQLEQLVETARENKLFLMEGMWTRFLPPIVQARQWIAEGRIGEVRLVKADFGFRIGWEPEGRLLNPELGGGALLDAGVYPISFASMIFGEQPQHVWSTANIGETGVDEQFSVLLSYSEGRSASLHGAIRLNLSNEAVIYGTEGYIRLPFFLAGKEAYLHVNGQDEPEKFTDERTSIGYAFEAEEAGRCILEGKTESSTIPLDESLEIMKLMDTIRAQWGLRYKFE, encoded by the coding sequence ATGACAGGAGTTGCTGGAACGGACAAAGTGAAGTGGGGCATTATGGGCACGGGCTGGATCGCATCGCAATTTGCGAAGGATCTGAATCATGCGGGCAATGCTGTGAAGGCGGCAGTGGGTTCCCGGACGCAGGAAAGCGCGGATTCGTTTGCGGCGGAATACGGATTCGAACGTAGCTATGGCACCTACCAAGAGATGCTGCAAGATCCGGAGCTGGATATCATTTATGTCGCTACACCGCATCCATTTCATAAGGAGAATGTGCTTGCTTGTCTGGAGGCCGGGAAAGCCGTGCTGTGCGAGAAGCCTTTTACCATGAATGGTCGTCAGCTAGAACAGCTGGTTGAGACAGCGCGTGAGAACAAGCTTTTTCTAATGGAGGGCATGTGGACACGTTTTCTCCCACCGATTGTGCAGGCTAGACAATGGATTGCGGAGGGACGAATTGGAGAAGTACGCTTGGTAAAAGCAGACTTTGGATTCCGCATTGGCTGGGAGCCAGAGGGCAGATTGCTTAATCCAGAACTTGGCGGTGGAGCACTGCTTGATGCAGGGGTGTACCCTATTTCATTCGCTTCCATGATCTTTGGCGAGCAGCCACAGCATGTGTGGAGTACCGCGAACATTGGAGAGACAGGTGTTGATGAACAATTCTCTGTATTGCTGTCTTATTCTGAGGGACGTTCAGCCTCACTGCATGGAGCTATTCGTTTGAACCTAAGCAATGAAGCAGTCATCTATGGTACAGAAGGATACATCCGGTTACCGTTCTTCCTCGCAGGGAAGGAAGCATATCTGCATGTAAATGGACAAGATGAGCCTGAGAAATTCACCGATGAACGTACAAGCATTGGCTATGCGTTTGAAGCAGAAGAAGCAGGACGTTGCATCTTGGAAGGTAAAACGGAAAGTTCAACCATTCCGCTGGATGAGTCCTTGGAAATTATGAAACTGATGGATACGATTCGTGCGCAGTGGGGACTGCGTTATAAGTTTGAGTAA